A single Streptococcus thermophilus DNA region contains:
- the hisE gene encoding phosphoribosyl-ATP diphosphatase, giving the protein MLETLYKEALDRKKNPKEGSYTNYLFDKGLDKILKKVGEEATEVVIGAKNADKTEIANETADILYHLAVMLVETGVSPEDVEAVLKARQGKQSNVHDRKEVTDY; this is encoded by the coding sequence ATGTTAGAAACACTTTATAAGGAAGCCTTGGATCGTAAAAAGAATCCTAAAGAAGGGTCTTATACCAATTACCTTTTTGACAAGGGTCTAGACAAGATTCTTAAAAAGGTTGGCGAAGAAGCGACAGAAGTTGTAATTGGAGCTAAGAATGCTGATAAAACGGAAATTGCCAACGAGACAGCAGACATCCTCTATCATTTAGCCGTCATGCTAGTTGAAACAGGGGTTAGCCCTGAAGACGTTGAAGCCGTACTTAAGGCACGACAAGGCAAGCAAAGCAATGTTCATGACCGAAAAGAAGTAACAGATTATTGA
- the hisI gene encoding phosphoribosyl-AMP cyclohydrolase — protein sequence MTEVKLDFDKQGGLVPVIVTDYKTGQVLMLAYMNEVSYQLTLETKQMHYWSRSRNELWHKGAISGHFQHVKSIKTDCDWDTLLIAVEQEGAACHTGAYSCFITDIYDDNQDR from the coding sequence ATGACAGAGGTTAAACTTGATTTTGACAAACAAGGAGGACTGGTACCAGTTATTGTGACCGATTACAAGACAGGACAGGTGCTTATGTTGGCCTATATGAATGAGGTGTCCTATCAGTTGACCCTTGAGACTAAACAAATGCATTACTGGAGCCGTTCCAGAAATGAGCTTTGGCATAAGGGCGCCATATCTGGTCATTTCCAACATGTCAAAAGCATCAAGACTGACTGTGATTGGGACACCCTACTTATTGCCGTTGAACAAGAAGGAGCAGCCTGTCATACAGGAGCTTACAGCTGTTTCATCACGGATATATATGATGACAATCAAGATAGATAG